The sequence GATAACGATATCATTATCCCTGATATTATATTTATTAATAAGCTGTTGCGCATAATCACTTAAAGTATCACCGCGCGATGGTTCTATCCAATCGATATAGATCAGTTCATCATCGGGGCCGCCGGCTTTGATATTTTTGTAGATACGTTTATCGGCGCCTAGACCGGGAATCAGAAAGATGCGGGCCATTAAAAGTTAATCAGTTTGATGATTTGCGCCAGGTATTGCGCGTCAGTCTCGTCGAACAGATCAAGTTCTGACGCGTCGACATCCAGCACACCAATTACCTCGTTGTTTTTAAATATGGGTAGTACAATTTCAGACTTGGATAACGAGCTGCAGGCAATATGACCGGGGAATGCTTCTACATCGGGCACGATCAGCGTTTGGGCCTGCTCCCACGATGAACCACAGACTCCTTTACCTTTGTTGATGCGTGTACAAGCCACCGGCCCTTGAAAAGGGCCTAATACCAACTGACTATCCTTTACTAAATAAAAGCCCACCCAAAACCAGTTGAACTGTTCTTTTAAAGCGGCGCATACATTGGCCATATTGGCTACTAAATCGGTCTCGCCGTAAAGCAATGCTTCAATTTGCGGGATGAGTGATTGGTATTGTTCGGCCTTGCTGGTCGATGTGCTGATGCTTAAATCTTCTGCCATAGTATTACAGCTATTTAATATATTTAACGCAAAAATACGGTTATGGAAACAATCCTTAAGCAACGAAGATTTATTGTGACAAAATTATTTGAATTAACAGACAGGTCGCTAAAGGTTACTGTTTCCACACTCACAAGTTCTAATGCCATAGAGATTGATTTTGAAAACATAACAACAAAAATCAGCCACCAAAAAGGGCCTAAACGTATACCGACTATTTTTACCGGACTTTCTTTGGCTGGACTAATTATATGTATTTTATCGCACTTCCTTGAAAAAAACGGCTCCAAAACAGAAGATGTTTTATTCTATTTTGTAGTATTTGTGGCGTGCGCCCTGATAACATACCTGAGTTATGAAAATGAATTGAATCTCCTATTGATACACGGCACAAAGCTTACCTTCTTCGCAAATTCCCCTACTAAAAAAACGGTTGAGGATTTCTTATCATTGATAAAAAAACATCAAAAGGAATACCTTTTAAACCGTTATGCAACTGCAGATGACCTTTTATCGCAAGAGCAACTGGCAACTAATTTACGCTGGTTATTAGAACGTAACATTATTGACAGCGAAGAGTGTGAAGTTTTAAAACAAAAGCTAATTATTCCCAAAACTGAACACGTCAAAACTGTTGGTTTTACTTTTGGATCTAATTAAGAAACATATACATGAGAATAATTGCCGAACTGCCACACCCCGATTTTAAGATCACCATTATGAGCATGAACCAAAAGTTTATTGTGAAGATGGAGAAGGGGGTATACGAACAAATATTTAAAGTTGCCGAAATGGATTTAACCGACGGCGTAAACAGCGTATTTGAATTGCTGGACGAAGCGTTCCTGGCCAAAACAGGCGAGCGTTTCAGGGAGATGCATAATGATTACCGAGAAGCGTATGGGCGGTATAATTATTAGATGCAACTATCTATATTACAACGCATTACTATCATAAAAACATCAAAACAGAATTTTATTTGGCAAAATCAATACCAAAACACGCTATCATGCGCGTTATTTGAAGTTATTTTTCCTTTTTTTGATACTTATATACTGAAATATAATTAGTTATAAAGTATTGAAAAATTATGTTCGGTGGGTAAATATGCCAAATATGTGGGAGGTTGTGGGCTAAAACAACATTTTGTCATTGCGAGGAGCGTAGCGACGCGGCAATCCCATAGGCAGGGCCACATTGCTTGTCCTATGGGATTGCCACGCTATCGCTCGCAATGACAGGATGCCTATAACGGCAGCAAATCACAATACCAAAACCCGCTCCTGCGCTCCGGATCATCTTTCGCAAGGCAGGTATCATCGGTATCTTTAGGGGCTTTATATTCTTTAAATACCCGCTCCCCTGTTTGGTATTTTATCTCGTTTTTAAATATCGGGCCTTTAAAGGCATAGGTATGAAACTCGCCGTTCTCGCCGCAAACATCTACATCGGGTGGCAGGGCGGCTATCAGTTCGGGGGTTATCTCCTGCCCTGCCAGGTGGCCTAAACGCTCCTGCGTGCAGGCTATTACGGTGCCGAAGCCAAGGTTAAGAAACTCATTGATCAGTTCGTGCGTATCACGTTTCCATAATGGATAGATACCGGTTAGCCCAACTTCGGCCAGGCGCTGGTCGCGGTAGGTTTTCAGGTCTTCCAGAAATATATCGCCAAAAATAGAATGGGTTATCCCCTCGCCTTTTAAGTGCATTAGGTGGCCGCGCATGGTCTCGTCGTACTCCTGCATACCCGGCATCTCGGGAAGGCGCACCTGGTAAAGCGGGATGCCGATTTCTTCGGCCTGGCGCAATAACAGTTCTTCGCGTACGCCGTGCATCGATATACGGTTCATGGCATCGTTAACCGTGGTGAGCAGGTACTTTATTTCTATATCAGGGTTTTGCAGGCAATGGTATAAAGCCAGCGCGCTGTCTTTACCGCCGCTCCAGTTGAAGATGCATTTCATAGTTAGAGATTAGGAAATAGCCAATTTCTGTCAGGTGCGAAATTATAGAAACATCTCCCATTTGTCATCAAATCCTAATCTTTTTTAAATCGGAATGATTATTCCAAAAACAGATCTACATTTGCGGAACGATTGTTCCAAAAATAAAAAAAACAATCACCATCACAATGAAAAAGTTAACAGAAAAAGTAGCAGTAGTAACAGGCGCATCAAAAGGTATTGGTGCCGGTATAGCAAAAGGTTTGGCAGCAGAAGGTGCCGCGGTAGTGGTAAATTACTCGTCGGATAAAACCGGAGCCGAAAAAGTAGTAGCCGATATTGTAAGCAATGGCGGCAAAGCGGTAGCCGTACAAGGCAACGTATCTAACCAAGCCGATGTAGATAAGTTATTCGCCGAGGCCAACCAAAACTTTGGCGGTGTAGATATATTGGTTAACAATGCCGGTGTTTACCAATTCGGCGCTATTGAAGATATCACTGCCGACGAGTTCCACCGCCAGTTTAACACCAACGTATTGGGTTTATTATTAGTAACCCAGGGCGCGGTAAAAAGCTTTGGCGATAAAGGCGGCAGCATCATCAATATCAGCTCTACCGTAACCCGCATCACGCCTCCGGGTAGCTCTATCTATACCGCAACCAAAGGCGCTGTAGATTCGATCACACAGGTATTATCAAAAGAATTAGGCCCTAAAAACATCCGTGTGAACGCTATTAACCCGGGCATTGTTGAAACTGAAGGTACCCATACCGCTGGTTTTATTGGCAGCGATTTCCATGCTGAAGCTATAAAGACCACGCCGTTGGGCCGTACCGGTCAACCGGATGACATTGCGCCTATTGCTGTGTTCCTGGCATCAGAAGATTCTAAATGGTTAACCGGCGAGACCATGATTGCCAGCGGCGGCATGCGTTAATTGCTTAAAAACTAACGCTTAGGTATGCAAGCATAGGCGCTTAGTTTAATTATTGACCCAAAAAATCAATAGCTTTGCCCTTTAATAAAGGGTAAAGCTTTTTTATTATGGCACGCACAAAGCTTTTTGACGAGGACGAGGTACTGGATAAAGCGATATGCCTTTTTTTGCACAAAGGCTACAATGGCACATCTATGCAGGATTTGGTAGATGGCCTTGGCATTAGCCGCTCAAGCCTGTACGATACCTATGTAGATAAGCATACCCTGTATGTAAAGGCGCTGGAGCGTTATCAAAGCGCCGGGGGCAGCAAAATTTGCAATATTGTAAGTGATGATACGCCTGCTAAAGAAAAAATCAGCCATCTGCTGAAACTATTCACCGGTAATTTATTGAATGATGCGCCGCAAAAAGGCTGCTTACTGGTTAGTGCCGAACTGGAGATGGCCCCGCACGATCCGCTGATTAACGAGATGATCTGCAAGAACGAGCAGCTATTGGAGGATGCCTTTCTTCGGGCTATACAAAAAGGCCAGGAAAGCGGCGAGATCAGTACTAAGCAGGACGCTAAGGCCCTCACCCGGTTCTTTTTAACCACTGGTAAGGGATTGCGGGTATCTACGCAGGAAACCGACCCTGCTTTTTTTGAGAATATTATTCAAACGGCGTTGCTGGTTTTGAATTAAACAAAAAAGGCCCTGCAAATGCAAGGCCATATCCACTAAGGGATTGTTTTGGGTAATTGTGAGGGTGATATCTTATTGCTTGAAATGATTAATGATCAAGCTGGCTAATTCAGTTCCGATACGTTCCTGGGCCTCGTTGGTAGCCGCGCCAATGTGCGGCGTTAACGAAATTTTAGGGTGTTTCAGCAAGATCTCATTAGGGGTTGGCTCGTTATCATAAACGTCCAGACCGGCGAAACTTACTTTACCGCTATCTAAAGCTGCCACTAAAGCAGCTTCGTCAATCAGGCCACCGCGCGAGCAGTTTACAATGGCAACACCTTTTTTCACTTTCTCAAATTCGGCAGCGCCCAATATTGGTTTCTCGATGAATGGCGTGTGCAGGGTAATAAAATCAGAGTGTGCGATGATCTCTTCCTGGGTAGCGGCTTTAACAGCTACATTTACTTTAGTGCCGCCACAACCTAAAACAATCTCTACTTCAGGATTGAACGGAAACAGGTCGTAAGCCAAAACATCCATACCTAAGCCAATGGCAATTTTTGCCACCTCGCGGCCAATACGGCCAAAGCCCAGGATACCGATGGTTTTGCCACGCAGTTCGATACCTTTTGCATAAGCTTTTTTCAGGTCGTTGAATTTGGTAGCACCTTCAACCGGCATTTTGCGGTTGCTGTCCTGTAAAAAGCGGATCCCGGTGAACAGGTGCGCGAACACCAGCTCGGCTACGGATAATGATGATGAAGCCGGGGTATTATAAGTAGGGATGCCTTTTTCTTTAGCATACTCCACATCAATATTATCAACACCTACACCACCACGACCGATAACTTTCAGGTTAGGGGTAGCATCAATCAGGGCTTTACGCACTTTAGTAGCGCTGCGTACGGTAATTACATCGTACTCGTTTAAACGTGCAGGCAGTTCATCCTGCGGGATATTGTTGGTATCAACAGTAAAACCTGCTTCTTCCAGCAGTTTTTTACCAATCGGGTCAATACCGTCGTTAGCTAATATTTTGATCATTTCATTCCAGTTATTAGAGATTAGAGATTAGAGATCAGGCTGAAACCTACTAATCTCTAATCTCTAATCTCTGGTCTCTAATTACTTATTCTTCTCTGCAAATTCCTGCATGGCTTCAACCAGTACGTATACGCTGGTAATTGGCAACGCGTTGTAAATGGATGCACGGAACCCGCCTGCGCTGCGGTGGCCTTTAATGCCCTCAATACCGCGTTCTTCGGCAAATTTCAGGAATGGCTTTTCGTGCTCAGGGTTTTCTACCAGGAAACAAACGTTCATGTGCGAACGGTCTTCTGGTACGCAAACACCTTTGAATAATGGGTTACGGTCAATTTCTTCGTAAAGTACGCGGGCTTTTTCCTCGTTCTCTTTTTGTATGGCCTCAACACCACCTTTAGCTTTTAACCACCGCAGGGTAAGCATCGATACATAGATGGCAAACACCGGCGGGGTGTTATACATCGAGCCACCATCGATCTGTGCCTGGTAATTAAACATCGATGGTATCTTACGGTCAGCTTTGCCCAGTAATTCGTCTTTAACTATCACCAAAGTAGTACCGGCAGGGCCCATATTTTTCTGCGCGCCGGCGTAGATCAAACCAAAATCGGCAACGTTAACCTTGCGGCTGAAAATATCCGACGACATATCGCAAACCACCGGTATCGGCGATGCAGGGAACTCCTGTAACTGCGTACCGTAGATGGTATTGTTTGATGTAAGGTGCAGGTAAGCGGCATCGGCAGGTACGGTAAAATCTTTAGGGATATAAGTAAAGTTTTTATCCTTAGCAGTCGCGATAACTTCTACATCGCCAAAGTATTTAGCTTCTTTTAGCGCCTTGTTGGCCCATACGCCGCTTTCTACATAGGCCGCCTTGCCGCCTTCCGGCAACAGGTTGTATGGTACCATAGCAAACTGGGTGCTGGCACCACCCTGTAAAAACAGTACAGAATAACCTTCCGGCACGCCTAATTCTTCTTTAACAAGTTTAACAGCTTCGTTTAAAACACCCTCAAACTCCGGCGATCGGTGCGATATTTCAAGGATAGATAAACCAATTCCGTTGAAATCCAGCACGCCGGCGGCGGCTTGTTTTAATACCTCTTGTGGTAGGATGCCCGGTCCGGCACCAAAATTATGTTTCATGTTATAATTGATTAAATGATACCCCTATTTTAGCCATAGGGTTTCAAGACGCCCCGAAGTTAAATAATTGTAATATAATTTTGATGATAAAATATCCTATTTGTTGCAAAAAAATCAGAAATGTGGATAATTTTATAAGTCTTTCATAATTTAACATCAAAATACCCACTATTCCAGTCGGCATTATCGAATATTTTGCCATATTGATAATTTTTTCCACATCGGGGTTATTCCTTCACAAACAACATTCAAATGATATATCAAAAGGGCGGTAAACCTATCTTTGTTTCAGATGTTATCCCCTATCCAATTATATAAGCAAGCATATTCCGGTCTTTCCATTAATAGCTGGTACTTGTCGCTGGTTATCCTTATTAACCGAAGCGGCACCATGGTTATCCCTTTCATGACCATTTATTGTACACAGCAGTTACATTTCACAATTGTACAAGCCGGTTACATTTTGGGGATATTCGGCTTAGGTTCCATCAGCGGCGCTTTTTTAGGCGGTAAGCTCACCGATAAATATGGTTTTTATGATGTGCAGGTAGGCGCCTTGCTATTAGGCGGCTTGTTGTTTATTACTTTAGGATTCCAGCGTACATTTCCTACACTGGCTGCCTTCACCTTTATTCTAAGTCTTTGTAACGAAGCTTTTCGGCCGGCAAATTCTACGGCTATCGCCTATCACAGTTCGCCTGAGAATAAAACGCGGTCCTACTCGCTTAACCGCTTGGCTATTAATCTGGGATGGTCGGTTGGTGGCGCAATCGGCGGCTTCCTGGCATCAATCAATTATCATTTGTTGTTTTGGGTTGATGGCTGCACCAATATACTGGCGGCCATATTTCTATTGAAGCTATTGCCACGCTCTGGCTTTACAAAAACCACCAAAGTGGTATCCGGCGAAAATATCCCCACATCGGCCTATCGGGATAAAATATACCTGGCCTTTATAGCCATGGCCATATTATACGCCACCTGCTTTTTCCAGCTGTTTACTATACAACCCTTATTTTACAAAACCGAGTGGCACTACAGCGAACGCTTTATTGGCGGGTTGATGGCATTGAACGGGATATTAATAGCCTTGTTCGAGATGGTGATCATCAGCAACCTTGAAGGGAAAAGGCATCCGCTGCGTTATATTATTATAGGTGTTATGGTTACCGGGATAGCTTTTTTAAGCCTTAATTTATTACCGCCAGTCGTATGGTCTGGCATAGTGGTATTGGTAGTAATTACCGTTGGGGAGATGATGAGCATGCCATTTATGAACGCCTTTTGGATAGTCCGCACATCCGAGCATAACCGTGGGCAATACGCGGCGCTATATTCTATGTGCTGGTCTATGGCACAGATACTGGCGCCTACGGTTGGCAGCCAGATCATTCTTTATGGGCATTTTACTGCGCTTTGGTGGGTGCTGGCCAGTATGTGTTTGATCTCGGCCTGTGGGTTTACGGTATTGTATCGATATATTGATAAGTCTTAAGTTAGTAGTCTAAAGTCCTAAGTCAAAAGACTTAAAACTTTAGACTCCCGACTTAGAACTTACCGGGTAATTTCCATTTTATCAGCAAAGTGGGCGCAATAATCGCGCAAGTCTTCGATGATATTTGTTTCGCCTGTAGCCTTCAGGAAGCTATCGCCCAGGGTTAACAGGGTTTCGTGGAAGAAGCGTTTCATCTCATCAACCGGCATGTCTTTGGTCCACAGGTTAATGTGCATGGTGTTTTTGTAGTTATGGTCCCACACAGCCAGGTTCATGGCTTTTACAGGGACAGCATCTTCGTTATTTCCATCGGTTGATTGCCAGGTGATCTGCTCGGGCATATTCTGATCATCAAGCGTTACAAGTAATTTTATTTCAGCAGTTTTCATTCGTTTATTTTCGTACAAGTAAAAATATAATAACAGCCAGGGCCATAAAGCTTAGCTCTATCACCCAAACCTTTTTAGTATCAGGGAAAA comes from Mucilaginibacter mali and encodes:
- a CDS encoding SDR family NAD(P)-dependent oxidoreductase yields the protein MKKLTEKVAVVTGASKGIGAGIAKGLAAEGAAVVVNYSSDKTGAEKVVADIVSNGGKAVAVQGNVSNQADVDKLFAEANQNFGGVDILVNNAGVYQFGAIEDITADEFHRQFNTNVLGLLLVTQGAVKSFGDKGGSIINISSTVTRITPPGSSIYTATKGAVDSITQVLSKELGPKNIRVNAINPGIVETEGTHTAGFIGSDFHAEAIKTTPLGRTGQPDDIAPIAVFLASEDSKWLTGETMIASGGMR
- a CDS encoding MFS transporter — protein: MLSPIQLYKQAYSGLSINSWYLSLVILINRSGTMVIPFMTIYCTQQLHFTIVQAGYILGIFGLGSISGAFLGGKLTDKYGFYDVQVGALLLGGLLFITLGFQRTFPTLAAFTFILSLCNEAFRPANSTAIAYHSSPENKTRSYSLNRLAINLGWSVGGAIGGFLASINYHLLFWVDGCTNILAAIFLLKLLPRSGFTKTTKVVSGENIPTSAYRDKIYLAFIAMAILYATCFFQLFTIQPLFYKTEWHYSERFIGGLMALNGILIALFEMVIISNLEGKRHPLRYIIIGVMVTGIAFLSLNLLPPVVWSGIVVLVVITVGEMMSMPFMNAFWIVRTSEHNRGQYAALYSMCWSMAQILAPTVGSQIILYGHFTALWWVLASMCLISACGFTVLYRYIDKS
- a CDS encoding Dph6-related ATP pyrophosphatase, which produces MKCIFNWSGGKDSALALYHCLQNPDIEIKYLLTTVNDAMNRISMHGVREELLLRQAEEIGIPLYQVRLPEMPGMQEYDETMRGHLMHLKGEGITHSIFGDIFLEDLKTYRDQRLAEVGLTGIYPLWKRDTHELINEFLNLGFGTVIACTQERLGHLAGQEITPELIAALPPDVDVCGENGEFHTYAFKGPIFKNEIKYQTGERVFKEYKAPKDTDDTCLAKDDPERRSGFWYCDLLPL
- the gldC gene encoding gliding motility protein GldC, yielding MKTAEIKLLVTLDDQNMPEQITWQSTDGNNEDAVPVKAMNLAVWDHNYKNTMHINLWTKDMPVDEMKRFFHETLLTLGDSFLKATGETNIIEDLRDYCAHFADKMEITR
- the serC gene encoding 3-phosphoserine/phosphohydroxythreonine transaminase, with translation MKHNFGAGPGILPQEVLKQAAAGVLDFNGIGLSILEISHRSPEFEGVLNEAVKLVKEELGVPEGYSVLFLQGGASTQFAMVPYNLLPEGGKAAYVESGVWANKALKEAKYFGDVEVIATAKDKNFTYIPKDFTVPADAAYLHLTSNNTIYGTQLQEFPASPIPVVCDMSSDIFSRKVNVADFGLIYAGAQKNMGPAGTTLVIVKDELLGKADRKIPSMFNYQAQIDGGSMYNTPPVFAIYVSMLTLRWLKAKGGVEAIQKENEEKARVLYEEIDRNPLFKGVCVPEDRSHMNVCFLVENPEHEKPFLKFAEERGIEGIKGHRSAGGFRASIYNALPITSVYVLVEAMQEFAEKNK
- a CDS encoding TetR/AcrR family transcriptional regulator; amino-acid sequence: MARTKLFDEDEVLDKAICLFLHKGYNGTSMQDLVDGLGISRSSLYDTYVDKHTLYVKALERYQSAGGSKICNIVSDDTPAKEKISHLLKLFTGNLLNDAPQKGCLLVSAELEMAPHDPLINEMICKNEQLLEDAFLRAIQKGQESGEISTKQDAKALTRFFLTTGKGLRVSTQETDPAFFENIIQTALLVLN
- a CDS encoding D-2-hydroxyacid dehydrogenase, translated to MIKILANDGIDPIGKKLLEEAGFTVDTNNIPQDELPARLNEYDVITVRSATKVRKALIDATPNLKVIGRGGVGVDNIDVEYAKEKGIPTYNTPASSSLSVAELVFAHLFTGIRFLQDSNRKMPVEGATKFNDLKKAYAKGIELRGKTIGILGFGRIGREVAKIAIGLGMDVLAYDLFPFNPEVEIVLGCGGTKVNVAVKAATQEEIIAHSDFITLHTPFIEKPILGAAEFEKVKKGVAIVNCSRGGLIDEAALVAALDSGKVSFAGLDVYDNEPTPNEILLKHPKISLTPHIGAATNEAQERIGTELASLIINHFKQ
- a CDS encoding GAF domain-containing protein; this encodes MAEDLSISTSTSKAEQYQSLIPQIEALLYGETDLVANMANVCAALKEQFNWFWVGFYLVKDSQLVLGPFQGPVACTRINKGKGVCGSSWEQAQTLIVPDVEAFPGHIACSSLSKSEIVLPIFKNNEVIGVLDVDASELDLFDETDAQYLAQIIKLINF